In Vibrio sp. STUT-A11, a genomic segment contains:
- the queA gene encoding tRNA preQ1(34) S-adenosylmethionine ribosyltransferase-isomerase QueA, protein MQVSDFHFDLPDELIARYPQPERTASRLLQMDGNTGEIADGTFTDVLEQVQPGDLVVFNNTRVIPARMFGRKESGGKLEILVERMLDEKSILAHVRCSKSPKPGTTIIVGENDEYAAEMVARHDALFELKFNSDKTVLEILEEIGHMPLPPYIDRPDEDADKERYQTVYNQKPGAVAAPTAGLHFDDVLLEKIKAKGAEFAYVTLHVGAGTFQPVKVDNINDHHMHAEYVEVPQEVVDAIHATKARGGRIIAVGTTSVRSLESAAQDAVKKGTELVPFFGDTEIFIYPGYEYQLVDCLITNFHLPESTLIMLVSAFAGYDNTMNAYKHAVENKYRFFSYGDSMFIKKKTA, encoded by the coding sequence ATGCAAGTATCAGATTTCCATTTCGACCTTCCAGATGAACTTATCGCTCGCTACCCACAGCCAGAGCGTACTGCCAGCCGACTACTGCAAATGGACGGTAACACTGGTGAGATTGCTGATGGCACATTTACCGATGTGTTGGAGCAAGTTCAACCGGGTGACCTAGTGGTTTTCAATAATACCCGCGTTATTCCTGCACGTATGTTTGGCCGCAAAGAATCTGGCGGTAAGCTAGAGATTCTGGTGGAACGTATGTTGGATGAGAAGAGCATCTTGGCGCATGTTCGCTGTTCAAAATCACCAAAACCAGGCACAACCATTATTGTCGGCGAGAATGATGAATACGCCGCTGAAATGGTCGCTCGACATGACGCACTTTTTGAACTGAAATTTAACTCTGATAAGACAGTTCTGGAGATTCTGGAAGAAATTGGCCACATGCCGCTTCCACCATACATCGATCGCCCAGATGAAGACGCTGATAAAGAGCGCTATCAAACGGTATACAACCAAAAGCCGGGTGCAGTCGCGGCTCCGACAGCTGGTCTTCACTTTGATGATGTTCTACTAGAAAAAATCAAAGCAAAAGGCGCTGAGTTTGCGTATGTGACTCTGCACGTTGGCGCGGGCACATTCCAGCCAGTAAAAGTCGACAATATCAATGATCACCACATGCATGCTGAGTATGTAGAAGTACCGCAAGAAGTGGTGGATGCTATTCATGCAACAAAGGCTCGTGGTGGCCGCATCATTGCTGTAGGTACGACGTCAGTTCGCTCGCTAGAAAGCGCGGCTCAAGATGCTGTGAAGAAAGGTACGGAACTGGTTCCATTCTTTGGTGATACCGAGATTTTTATCTACCCTGGTTACGAATACCAACTGGTGGACTGCCTGATCACTAATTTCCACTTGCCAGAATCAACCTTGATCATGTTGGTGAGTGCGTTTGCAGGCTATGACAACACCATGAATGCTTATAAGCATGCGGTAGAAAATAAATACCGTTTTTTCTCATACGGCGACTCAATGTTCATCAAAAAGAAAACGGCATAG
- a CDS encoding hydrogen peroxide-inducible genes activator: protein MNKWPSLKQLYYLVTLHETRHFSDAAVRCFVSQSTLSKGIQNLEDLIGCPLYEKKDKKSPLVFTQTGEMVVKRGRELLAKGQDLVELGRMCQGDEMQGQLKVGCIPTIAPFLLSDLVQEVNYRFPQLNMLLREDTTHNLLQALRHGELDVLILALPVEIEGMESRVVGKDPFRMVISASQASSVPVPICYADLPDESVFLLEKEHCLTEHAVSACKLTDKEKINPFTATSLHTLVQMVANGLGTTFIPQMAIEHGLLHNQNLVVIDPPGQQAYREIGLVWRPSSSRTNTFNQLADVVSELL from the coding sequence ATGAATAAGTGGCCTAGTTTAAAGCAGTTATATTACCTGGTGACACTACACGAAACACGGCATTTTAGCGATGCAGCAGTACGTTGTTTTGTCAGTCAGTCAACCCTGAGCAAAGGCATTCAGAATCTAGAAGATTTGATTGGCTGTCCTTTATATGAAAAGAAAGATAAAAAAAGCCCATTAGTGTTCACTCAAACCGGTGAAATGGTAGTGAAGCGCGGCCGTGAACTGCTGGCGAAAGGGCAGGATTTAGTTGAGCTGGGGCGAATGTGCCAAGGTGATGAGATGCAGGGACAGCTGAAAGTCGGCTGTATTCCCACTATTGCTCCTTTTTTGCTGAGTGATCTGGTTCAGGAAGTGAACTATCGTTTTCCACAACTCAACATGCTGCTGCGAGAAGACACAACACACAATTTATTACAGGCTCTCAGACATGGAGAACTGGATGTATTGATATTGGCGTTACCAGTAGAAATTGAGGGAATGGAAAGCCGAGTGGTAGGAAAAGACCCATTCCGAATGGTGATCAGTGCAAGCCAAGCGTCATCAGTACCGGTACCTATTTGTTATGCGGATCTGCCAGATGAGTCGGTATTTCTTCTAGAGAAAGAACACTGTCTTACGGAACATGCGGTCTCTGCGTGTAAATTAACGGACAAAGAAAAAATCAATCCATTCACGGCGACAAGTCTGCATACCTTAGTACAAATGGTGGCTAATGGTCTGGGGACGACTTTTATTCCTCAGATGGCCATTGAGCACGGGCTGCTACATAACCAAAACTTAGTGGTCATCGATCCACCAGGTCAGCAAGCCTATCGAGAAATTGGTTTGGTTTGGCGTCCCAGTTCGTCACGTACTAACACCTTCAATCAATTGGCTGATGTCGTTTCTGAACTGCTTTAG
- the suhB gene encoding inositol-1-monophosphatase translates to MHPMLNIAIRAARKAGNHIAKSLENTDKVESTLKGTNDFVTNVDKEAEYIIIDTIKQSYPEHCIVAEEQGLIEGKDKDVQWIIDPLDGTNNFVKGYPHFAVSIAVRIKGKTEVACVYDPMQNELFTAQRGAGAQLNSARIRVTPLKDLQGTVLATGFPFKQKQHSESFIKIVGSLFTECSDFRRSGSAALDLCYVAAGRVDGYFELGLKPWDMAAGELIAREAGAILTDFAGGTDYMKSGNIVASSARGVKSILKHIRENGNSAILK, encoded by the coding sequence ATGCATCCAATGCTAAACATTGCTATTCGCGCTGCGCGAAAAGCAGGCAATCATATTGCTAAATCATTAGAAAACACAGATAAAGTAGAATCTACACTTAAAGGCACTAATGACTTTGTCACTAACGTAGACAAAGAAGCAGAATACATCATCATCGATACTATCAAGCAGTCTTACCCAGAGCACTGTATCGTTGCTGAAGAACAAGGTCTTATCGAAGGTAAAGATAAAGACGTACAATGGATCATCGACCCACTGGATGGCACTAATAACTTTGTAAAAGGTTACCCACACTTCGCTGTTTCTATTGCAGTTCGTATCAAAGGCAAAACTGAAGTTGCTTGTGTATACGATCCAATGCAAAACGAGCTATTCACGGCTCAACGTGGTGCTGGTGCACAGCTAAACAGCGCACGTATCCGTGTTACTCCTCTTAAAGACCTTCAAGGTACTGTTTTAGCGACTGGTTTCCCATTCAAGCAGAAGCAACACTCTGAGTCTTTCATCAAGATCGTTGGCTCTCTATTCACTGAGTGTTCTGATTTCCGTCGTAGCGGCTCTGCTGCACTTGACCTATGTTACGTGGCTGCTGGCCGTGTTGATGGTTACTTCGAGCTAGGTCTAAAACCTTGGGATATGGCTGCTGGTGAGCTGATTGCTCGTGAAGCTGGCGCAATCCTGACTGACTTTGCTGGCGGTACTGATTACATGAAGTCTGGCAACATCGTGGCTTCTAGCGCTCGTGGCGTGAAATCTATCCTTAAGCATATTCGCGAAAACGGTAACAGCGCGATCCTTAAGTAG
- a CDS encoding CBS domain-containing protein — protein MIKVEDMMTRHPHTLSKAHTLRDAKEMMEALDIRHIPVVDANTHLQGLVTQRDILAAQESSLHPDQAEQSFTLDTCLEKMMHTNIMTAEPRAGLKESAIYMQKHKVGCLPVVNKGRLVGIITDSDFVTIAINLLELQEEVEPEEIEPDEETQ, from the coding sequence ATGATCAAGGTTGAAGACATGATGACTCGCCACCCTCATACCCTGTCGAAAGCGCATACCCTGCGTGACGCAAAAGAGATGATGGAAGCGCTTGATATTCGACACATTCCGGTTGTTGATGCCAATACACATTTACAAGGTTTGGTAACTCAACGCGATATTCTTGCGGCTCAAGAATCTAGTTTACACCCGGATCAGGCTGAACAATCTTTTACCCTCGATACCTGTCTCGAAAAAATGATGCATACCAACATTATGACAGCAGAACCGCGAGCTGGATTGAAAGAAAGTGCCATCTATATGCAAAAGCATAAAGTTGGCTGTTTACCTGTGGTCAATAAAGGACGATTAGTCGGCATTATCACAGACAGTGACTTTGTGACCATTGCGATTAACTTGCTTGAGCTACAAGAGGAAGTTGAACCGGAAGAGATCGAGCCAGACGAAGAAACACAGTAA
- the secD gene encoding protein translocase subunit SecD: MLNRYPLWKYLMVLFAIIAAALYALPNIYGEDPAIQVTGARGASVDMSTLDTVTNALDKEQLSHKSIALENGSILVRFSDTDTQISARDVINEALGNDKIVALNLAPSTPDWLEAIGASPLKLGLDLRGGVHFLMEVDMDAAMEKLVGQQEEAFRSELRDAKIRYRAIRPSGKEAVEVLLRNEEQLAEAKSTLEKNHPDMNFVDSDSNGRFALVATFTEQRLQEIRNYAVEQNITILRNRVNELGVAEPLVQRQGASRIVVELPGVQDTARAKEILGATATLEFREVDDKADLSAAANGRAPAGSEIKQDRDGRPVVLKKRVILGGSSITDASSSVDEYGRPQVNISLDSEGGNKMSAFSKKNIGKLMATVFAEYKDSGRKTPEGKVILTKHEEVINQATIQSALGRNFRITGIDSAAEAHNLALLLRAGALIAPISIVEERTIGPSMGQQNIDMGIQACIWGMVAVMIFTLVYYRGFGLIANIALMANLVLIIGVMSMIPGATMTLPGIAGIVLTVGMAVDANVLIFERIREELRDGRNPQQAIHQGYANAFSTIADANITTLITAIILFAVGTGAVKGFAVTLSIGILTSMFTAIIGTRCIVNLLYGGKRVNKLSI, encoded by the coding sequence GTGCTAAACCGTTACCCATTATGGAAGTACTTAATGGTGCTTTTTGCGATCATCGCAGCCGCACTATACGCACTTCCAAATATCTACGGTGAAGATCCGGCTATTCAAGTTACAGGGGCGCGTGGCGCCTCTGTAGATATGTCAACGCTGGATACTGTCACTAATGCTCTTGATAAAGAGCAACTTTCTCATAAATCCATTGCTCTAGAGAATGGATCAATTCTTGTCCGTTTTAGCGACACTGATACTCAGATTAGTGCTCGTGATGTCATCAACGAAGCGCTTGGCAATGACAAAATTGTTGCACTTAACCTTGCACCTTCAACGCCTGACTGGCTAGAAGCCATTGGCGCGTCTCCACTTAAGCTGGGTCTTGACCTGCGTGGTGGTGTTCACTTCTTGATGGAAGTGGATATGGATGCGGCCATGGAAAAACTGGTTGGTCAGCAAGAAGAAGCGTTTCGTAGCGAACTTCGTGACGCCAAGATCCGTTACCGAGCTATCCGTCCTTCTGGTAAAGAAGCGGTGGAAGTTCTCCTTCGTAATGAAGAGCAACTGGCTGAAGCGAAAAGTACGTTAGAAAAGAATCACCCAGACATGAACTTTGTCGATTCTGATTCTAATGGTCGTTTTGCATTGGTTGCTACCTTCACTGAGCAACGTCTGCAAGAGATTCGCAACTACGCAGTAGAGCAAAACATTACCATTCTACGTAACCGTGTAAACGAATTGGGTGTTGCTGAGCCATTGGTTCAACGTCAAGGTGCAAGCCGCATCGTGGTTGAGCTGCCTGGCGTTCAGGACACGGCACGAGCGAAAGAAATTCTGGGTGCGACTGCGACACTGGAATTCCGCGAAGTTGATGATAAAGCGGATCTATCAGCGGCAGCGAATGGTCGTGCGCCAGCGGGTAGCGAAATCAAACAGGATCGCGATGGCCGTCCTGTTGTACTGAAAAAGCGCGTTATCTTAGGTGGTTCAAGCATCACAGATGCGAGCTCAAGTGTTGATGAATATGGTCGTCCTCAAGTTAACATCTCGCTAGACAGCGAAGGTGGTAACAAGATGTCTGCGTTCTCGAAAAAGAACATCGGTAAGCTGATGGCTACCGTATTTGCAGAGTACAAAGACAGCGGTCGTAAGACGCCTGAAGGCAAAGTGATCCTGACTAAGCACGAAGAAGTCATCAACCAGGCGACGATTCAGTCTGCACTTGGCCGTAACTTCCGTATTACTGGTATCGACTCTGCTGCAGAAGCGCACAACCTTGCGCTACTACTGCGTGCTGGTGCACTTATCGCACCTATCTCTATTGTTGAAGAGCGTACCATTGGTCCATCAATGGGTCAGCAAAACATCGATATGGGTATTCAGGCATGTATCTGGGGCATGGTAGCAGTAATGATCTTTACTCTGGTTTACTACCGTGGTTTCGGTCTGATAGCCAACATTGCACTGATGGCGAACTTGGTACTGATTATTGGCGTGATGTCGATGATCCCAGGTGCGACGATGACGCTACCGGGTATCGCCGGTATCGTATTAACCGTTGGTATGGCCGTTGATGCAAACGTGCTGATATTTGAGCGTATCCGGGAAGAGCTTCGAGACGGCCGCAATCCGCAACAAGCGATTCACCAGGGTTACGCGAACGCGTTCAGTACCATTGCCGATGCAAATATTACGACACTTATCACTGCAATCATCTTATTTGCGGTTGGTACAGGTGCCGTGAAAGGTTTCGCAGTAACGCTATCTATCGGTATCTTAACTTCAATGTTCACCGCTATCATTGGTACACGTTGTATCGTGAACCTTCTGTACGGTGGCAAACGCGTTAATAAATTGTCGATCTAA
- the secF gene encoding protein translocase subunit SecF has translation MFQILKAEKTIGFMRWSKVAFVFSIFMIAASIFTLSTKWLNWGLDFTGGTLIEVGFERPANLEEIRTALDTKGFGDATVQNFGSAREVMVRLRPRDDVSGETLGNQIIGAIKDGTGESVEMRRIEFVGPNVGDELTEAGGLAIIVSLICILIYVSMRFEWRLAAGAVMALAHDVIITLGVFSFMQIEVDLTIVAALLTVVGYSLNDTIVVFDRIRENFRKMRKGEPADIMDASITQTLSRTLITSGTTLFVVIALFTQGGAMIHGFATALLLGITVGTYSSIYVASALALKLGIQKEHLMPPQVEKEGAEFDEMP, from the coding sequence ATGTTTCAAATTCTAAAAGCAGAGAAGACGATCGGCTTTATGCGTTGGTCGAAAGTGGCATTTGTATTCTCAATCTTTATGATTGCCGCTTCTATCTTCACCTTGTCAACCAAATGGCTGAACTGGGGGCTGGACTTCACGGGTGGTACGCTGATCGAGGTGGGTTTCGAAAGACCTGCTAACCTTGAAGAAATTCGTACTGCTCTTGACACAAAAGGCTTTGGTGACGCTACAGTACAGAACTTTGGTAGTGCACGTGAGGTGATGGTTCGTCTTCGTCCTCGTGATGATGTATCTGGCGAAACACTGGGTAACCAAATCATTGGTGCAATTAAAGATGGCACAGGCGAAAGCGTAGAGATGCGCCGTATTGAGTTTGTGGGTCCAAATGTTGGTGATGAGCTGACAGAGGCGGGTGGTTTGGCGATTATCGTGTCGCTAATCTGTATCCTTATCTACGTATCAATGCGATTTGAATGGCGTTTGGCTGCAGGTGCGGTAATGGCATTGGCGCACGACGTTATTATCACGCTAGGCGTCTTCTCATTCATGCAAATTGAAGTGGACCTGACTATCGTTGCTGCATTGCTGACGGTTGTGGGTTACTCGCTTAACGATACCATCGTTGTATTTGACCGGATCCGTGAGAACTTCCGCAAGATGCGTAAAGGCGAGCCGGCAGATATCATGGACGCTTCAATTACACAGACGTTGAGCCGTACTTTGATTACTTCTGGTACTACCTTGTTCGTCGTCATTGCGCTGTTTACTCAGGGTGGTGCGATGATTCACGGCTTCGCGACCGCATTGCTACTTGGTATCACGGTAGGTACTTACTCTTCTATCTACGTTGCATCAGCACTAGCGCTAAAACTGGGTATCCAGAAAGAGCACTTAATGCCACCTCAAGTAGAAAAAGAAGGGGCAGAATTCGACGAGATGCCATAA
- the aceB gene encoding malate synthase A, producing the protein MLAQTEQKTQPTKQTQGMLEVTGALAPEHQAIFPSEAQTFLSLLCEKYAGRVEQLLQAREEKQARIDAGELPDFLPETQDIREGSWKILGIPQDLQDRRVEITGPTDRKMVINALNANVKVFMADFEDSMSPAWTKVLDGQVNLRDAVNGTISYTNPGNGKHYELADDPAVLICRVRGLHLKEKHVTWHGQIIPGALFDFALYFYNNYKALLQKGSGPYFYIPKLQSHHEAKWWSEVFHFTEEYFGLDTGTIKATVLIETLPAVFEMDEILFSLKEHIVGLNCGRWDYIFSYIKTLKNHPDRVLPDRQVVTMDKPFLNAYSRLLVRTCHKRGAFAMGGMAAFIPAKDQEENQKVLDKIHNDKSLEANNGHDGTWVAHPGLADTAMEVFSNILGERSNQLEVSRSEDAPITAAELLEPCEGERTEQGMRHNIRVALQYIEAWISGNGCVPIYGLMEDAATAEISRASIWQWIQHGKSLDNGQKVTKELFESYLKQEVEVVKQEIGEERYQAGRFEEAAQLMAKLTTSDELTNFLTIPGYDYLD; encoded by the coding sequence ATGCTTGCTCAGACAGAACAAAAAACACAACCAACGAAGCAGACCCAAGGCATGCTTGAGGTTACTGGTGCACTTGCTCCGGAACATCAGGCAATTTTCCCTTCAGAGGCCCAAACCTTCTTATCACTGCTTTGTGAAAAATATGCCGGACGTGTAGAACAACTGCTGCAAGCTCGAGAAGAAAAACAAGCACGCATCGATGCCGGCGAACTACCTGACTTTTTGCCAGAAACACAGGACATCCGTGAAGGAAGCTGGAAGATCCTAGGGATTCCACAAGATCTGCAAGATCGCCGAGTGGAAATTACAGGTCCAACGGATCGTAAAATGGTGATTAACGCGCTGAATGCGAACGTAAAGGTGTTTATGGCAGATTTCGAAGACTCGATGTCTCCAGCCTGGACCAAGGTATTGGATGGTCAGGTGAACCTGCGTGATGCCGTGAATGGCACCATCAGTTACACCAACCCTGGCAACGGTAAGCATTATGAGCTGGCAGACGACCCAGCGGTGTTGATCTGCCGTGTACGCGGCCTTCATTTAAAAGAAAAACACGTTACGTGGCACGGTCAGATCATTCCAGGCGCACTATTTGATTTCGCTTTGTACTTCTACAACAACTACAAAGCGCTACTGCAAAAAGGCAGCGGCCCTTATTTCTACATTCCTAAGCTGCAATCTCATCACGAAGCGAAGTGGTGGAGTGAAGTGTTCCATTTCACAGAAGAATACTTTGGTCTTGATACGGGCACGATCAAAGCGACTGTGCTTATCGAGACACTACCTGCTGTATTCGAAATGGATGAGATTCTTTTCTCACTTAAAGAGCATATCGTCGGTCTGAACTGTGGTCGCTGGGATTACATCTTTAGCTACATCAAGACATTAAAGAACCACCCAGATCGCGTATTACCAGACCGTCAGGTTGTGACTATGGATAAGCCATTCCTAAATGCTTACTCACGACTACTGGTACGTACTTGTCATAAGCGTGGAGCTTTTGCGATGGGGGGCATGGCAGCCTTCATCCCTGCAAAAGACCAAGAAGAGAATCAGAAGGTTCTGGACAAGATTCATAATGATAAGTCTTTAGAAGCGAACAATGGTCATGACGGCACATGGGTTGCCCACCCAGGTCTGGCAGATACTGCCATGGAAGTATTCAGCAATATCCTTGGTGAGCGTTCAAATCAGCTGGAAGTCAGCCGCTCTGAAGATGCACCTATCACTGCTGCTGAGTTGCTTGAGCCTTGTGAAGGCGAGCGTACAGAACAAGGCATGCGTCATAACATCCGTGTTGCGCTGCAGTACATCGAAGCCTGGATTTCTGGCAATGGTTGTGTGCCAATCTACGGCCTGATGGAAGATGCCGCTACCGCAGAGATTTCTCGCGCTTCAATCTGGCAATGGATTCAACATGGTAAATCGCTGGATAACGGTCAAAAAGTGACAAAAGAACTGTTTGAATCCTACTTGAAACAAGAAGTAGAAGTCGTGAAACAAGAAATCGGAGAAGAGCGTTATCAAGCAGGTCGCTTTGAGGAAGCTGCGCAATTGATGGCGAAGCTGACAACCAGTGATGAGCTAACGAACTTCTTAACCATTCCAGGTTACGATTATCTGGATTAA
- the aceA gene encoding isocitrate lyase, protein MTLTRRQQIEALEKDWATNPRWNNVKRTYTAEEVVELRGSMVPANTIAQRGADKLWSLVNGSAKKGYVNCLGALTGGQAVQQAKAGIEAIYLSGWQVAADNNTASTMYPDQSLYPVDSVPSVVKRINNSFRRADQIQWAGGKSPEDEGGIDYFLPIVADAEAGFGGVLNAYELMKSMIEAGAAGVHFEDQLASVKKCGHMGGKVLVPTQEAVQKLVAARLAADVAGTTTLVIARTDANAADLLTSDCDPYDKDFIEGERTAEGFYRVRAGIDQAISRGLAYAPYADLIWCETATPCLEEARKFAEAIHAEYPDQLLAYNCSPSFNWEKNLDAETIAKFQQELANMGYKYQFITLAGIHNMWFNMFELAHAYAQGEGMRHYVEKVQRPEFQAAEKGYTFVAHQQEVGTGYFDRMTNTIQGGNSSVTALTGSTEEDQF, encoded by the coding sequence ATGACATTAACTCGCCGCCAACAAATTGAAGCTCTAGAAAAAGACTGGGCAACCAATCCACGCTGGAATAACGTGAAACGTACTTACACTGCTGAAGAAGTCGTTGAACTTCGTGGCTCTATGGTGCCTGCAAACACAATTGCACAGCGTGGTGCAGACAAATTGTGGTCACTGGTCAACGGTAGCGCGAAAAAAGGTTACGTTAACTGTCTGGGTGCGCTAACTGGCGGCCAGGCGGTACAACAAGCGAAAGCGGGTATCGAAGCGATTTACCTTTCTGGTTGGCAGGTTGCTGCAGATAACAACACGGCATCAACAATGTACCCAGACCAATCGCTATACCCAGTAGACTCTGTCCCTTCTGTTGTTAAGCGTATCAATAACTCTTTCCGTCGTGCTGACCAAATCCAGTGGGCAGGTGGCAAGTCTCCAGAGGATGAAGGTGGTATCGACTACTTCCTACCTATCGTGGCGGATGCGGAAGCAGGCTTTGGTGGCGTACTAAACGCTTACGAGCTGATGAAGTCTATGATTGAAGCGGGTGCTGCGGGCGTTCACTTCGAAGACCAGCTAGCTTCAGTTAAGAAGTGTGGTCATATGGGCGGTAAAGTACTGGTTCCGACTCAAGAAGCGGTACAAAAACTGGTTGCAGCTCGTCTGGCCGCCGACGTCGCGGGCACAACAACGCTTGTTATCGCACGTACTGATGCGAACGCAGCAGACTTGCTAACGTCGGATTGCGACCCATACGATAAAGACTTTATCGAAGGCGAGCGTACTGCTGAAGGTTTCTACCGTGTACGTGCTGGTATCGACCAAGCAATCTCTCGCGGTCTGGCTTACGCACCATACGCAGATTTGATCTGGTGTGAAACAGCAACACCTTGTCTGGAAGAAGCGCGTAAGTTTGCAGAAGCGATTCACGCTGAGTACCCAGATCAGCTACTAGCATACAACTGTTCTCCATCGTTCAACTGGGAGAAAAACCTAGATGCAGAAACCATTGCTAAATTCCAGCAAGAGCTTGCAAACATGGGCTACAAGTACCAGTTCATTACTCTAGCGGGTATCCACAACATGTGGTTCAACATGTTTGAACTGGCACACGCTTATGCTCAAGGTGAAGGTATGCGTCACTACGTTGAGAAAGTACAGCGCCCAGAGTTCCAAGCGGCAGAAAAAGGTTACACATTCGTAGCGCACCAGCAAGAAGTTGGTACAGGTTACTTCGACAGAATGACCAATACGATCCAAGGTGGTAACTCATCGGTTACGGCACTAACGGGTTCGACTGAAGAAGACCAATTCTAA
- the yajC gene encoding preprotein translocase subunit YajC, whose protein sequence is MFISQAHAAAEGAPAGGGFEMLIMLGMFAVIFYFMIYRPQSKRVKEHKNLMASMGKGDEVLTSGGLVGKITKIAEDNDFISIELNANNEVVIKKDFITAVLPKGTLKSL, encoded by the coding sequence ATGTTTATTTCTCAGGCTCACGCAGCAGCAGAAGGCGCACCAGCAGGCGGCGGTTTTGAAATGCTAATCATGCTTGGCATGTTCGCAGTGATCTTTTACTTCATGATTTACCGCCCACAAAGCAAGCGTGTAAAAGAGCACAAGAACCTAATGGCTTCAATGGGCAAAGGTGACGAAGTTTTAACTAGCGGTGGTCTAGTAGGTAAAATTACTAAGATTGCTGAAGACAATGATTTCATTTCAATCGAGCTTAATGCGAACAATGAAGTTGTAATCAAAAAAGACTTCATCACTGCAGTGCTGCCTAAAGGTACGCTTAAGTCTCTATAA
- the tgt gene encoding tRNA guanosine(34) transglycosylase Tgt, translating into MKLKFDLKKKNGTARRGQLTFERGTVQTPAFMPVGTYGTVKGMTPEEVKGTGAEILLGNTFHLWLRPGQEVMKMHGDLHDFMNWHGPILTDSGGFQVFSLGKMRTITEQGVHFRNPVNGDKIFMDAEKSMEIQKDLGSDIVMIFDECTPYPATHDEAKKSMEMSLRWAQRSRDHFDKLENPNNLFGIVQGGVYEDLRDVSVKGLTEIGFDGYAVGGLAVGEPKEDMHRILEHTCPQLPEDKPRYLMGVGKPEDLVEGVRRGIDMFDCVMPTRNARNGHLFVTGGVIKIRNAKHKTDTTPLDPHCDCYTCQNYSKSYLHHLERCNEILGARLNTIHNLRYYQRLMESIRKAIDEDRFDEFVEEFYARRDREVPPLSKA; encoded by the coding sequence GTGAAATTAAAATTCGATCTTAAGAAGAAAAACGGCACGGCACGTCGTGGTCAATTGACTTTCGAACGTGGCACTGTGCAGACTCCAGCGTTTATGCCAGTAGGTACATACGGTACCGTTAAAGGTATGACACCTGAAGAAGTAAAAGGTACAGGCGCAGAAATCCTGCTAGGTAACACATTCCACCTATGGCTACGTCCTGGTCAAGAAGTGATGAAAATGCACGGTGATCTGCATGACTTCATGAACTGGCATGGTCCTATTCTTACCGATTCAGGCGGTTTCCAGGTATTCAGCCTGGGTAAAATGCGTACCATTACTGAACAAGGGGTGCATTTCCGTAACCCGGTAAACGGTGACAAAATTTTCATGGACGCAGAAAAGTCGATGGAAATCCAAAAAGACCTGGGTTCTGATATCGTGATGATCTTCGATGAGTGTACGCCGTATCCAGCGACACACGACGAAGCGAAAAAATCGATGGAAATGTCATTGCGTTGGGCTCAACGTTCACGCGACCACTTCGATAAGCTAGAAAACCCGAATAACCTGTTCGGTATTGTTCAGGGTGGTGTTTACGAAGACTTGCGCGATGTGTCAGTTAAAGGCTTAACAGAAATCGGTTTTGATGGGTATGCGGTTGGTGGTCTTGCCGTCGGTGAGCCTAAAGAAGACATGCACCGTATCCTTGAGCATACTTGCCCTCAGTTGCCAGAAGACAAACCTCGTTACTTAATGGGTGTTGGCAAACCAGAAGATTTGGTAGAAGGTGTACGCCGCGGTATCGACATGTTTGACTGTGTAATGCCAACGCGTAATGCACGTAATGGTCACCTATTTGTGACTGGTGGTGTGATCAAGATCCGTAATGCGAAACATAAAACGGATACAACACCGCTAGATCCACATTGTGACTGTTACACTTGTCAAAATTACAGCAAATCGTACCTTCACCACTTAGAACGTTGTAATGAAATTCTGGGTGCGCGTTTGAATACGATCCATAACCTACGTTACTACCAGCGTTTGATGGAAAGTATTCGTAAGGCGATTGATGAAGATCGTTTCGATGAGTTCGTAGAAGAGTTTTACGCTCGTCGAGACCGCGAAGTGCCACCACTAAGCAAAGCTTAA